AGACTCATACTTGGACTTGGAGTCTTGGACAACTAGCTTGAGCCTTGAAATATCTTGATTAATTATTAGTCCTTGGTTAATTGGTTTAATTTGtggattaaatatttaattaaaagatttaaCTGGCAAGCGTAATTAAGATATTAAGAGAAGAtttgttctttatcttcttGGTTTGAAGTTAAGCCTAAGAGACAATATCTACAATATCACATGCAATGATGCAAtgctttaaaaattaaaaaaaaaaatgaaagaaaaaacaaagaatccaaagatcttttattttataaaaatttaaaagcaaattaaaataaaatgaattgaaaattaggtttaaatttttttcaaattcttcctccatataaaatcaaaattaatcaaaattaaattaaataactatttcAAATATCAATTTTTCCGATAATGTTTTACATAAAAAACTCTAAATGCAATAATTCTTTTTTGCATAGTCCAATCATTATCAATAAAATGACAAGTTACACCTATGCAAGAATACACTCACCAATGATCACTCCAAATATCAGAACATAGAGAAATATGGccttcaaaatttgaaaagtatttaaccatttttgtaaattttaagaAGTGCACGTGTGAGAGTGGCTCTTGGAACATGGCATGTGGCCGGATTTAATGCTTTATGACAATAACCAATAAAACCAATTTTTTCTACAGAAAAATGATAAATGTTCAACCACAACTATTCTTGCTAATTCTTCTCTATTATTTGCATcggtataattaaataattgattgtTAGTAGTAGCATACCTtgaaatttgtgtttgtgatggTGCTTTTACTGCTTCAGCTTTTGTAGGATGTTGcttctctatatgttttttatacGTACCACAACCTCTGGATTTACTCCAAGAATAGGTTTTACCACAATAATTGCAAACGACCACTGTAGTTCTGTCAGATTGTTCCACTTTTTTCATGTGCTTTGTGAATAAATTGGATTTGGGGCGCTTCTCTTGATCATTTTGAGGTTGATGTATGCTTGAAATTATTGGATTGGACATGGCATCAAAAGTTTTGGTCTTTGTGGGTATAGTGGTATCTTGAATGttcaaaaaatcataaaaattttgagaagtaTGAATAAGTACGTTAACATTTTTACCTTTGTGAGAGGAGGAGGAGCTTTTACTTGCcatgaaaatattaattctatataaaaaataagtagaattctaatttataagaattgaaaataaataaaaaaaattgaaagaattataaaataaatttaaatagtgaattagaaaaaataaaattaaatgacaaTATGAGAGAATTGAAAATGGAGGGGCTTGAAGATTGCAAGGAGATGTGATGgaaaaatattgatttgatGAATATTCATagggtaaaaaataaaaaaaattctaaatcaaTTTAGTTTTCAAAAAATGGGTTGAACACTTGAACGGTAATAAAGACCGTCGTGACCAACCCAATGGTCTTTATGATCGTTAAAATAGTCATTATAATAGTTAGTTTGCTGCATTAAGCATGCTTTTAGAGTTTTAGTCTTATTATGATCGTTAGTTCTTAGTTAGGTGGTTTGATAGGTAGGTAAGTAGGTTTGCTTTTAAGTCTTTATAAGCAGTTGTTATGTTATGTTAATCAAGACTCAAAACTCAAAAGCCATACCCTAAATCTCTAATTTATGTCATATTAGCATgcattaatatttaatactccctccgttccttttgaGTTGTCACATTTTAGAAttcttctatgtttctttttacttgtcacattagaaattttgtgcattattaaataatttttttttcaaatttaccttttaatttaatgtacttgtacaattttcaataaatcaaaatcaactaagAATTAAATTATACTCTCCACTAGTGGGGTTTTAAATAGGTgcaattttggaaaataataattttttttataaaatatagataatcaactaattttaaccacttttttttcttaatcggtgtgaattagttaaatgtgATAACTAAAAAAGAACGAAAGGAGCAGTTGCAAATGttgggtgattttttttttaataaatatagttttatatattatataatatttatttaaatataaaaagataatcaTAATCGACGGTTCGATTTGGTTCCGGTTTGGTTCTTCAtctaaaatacaaaacaataaaggagagattaatattttttttcacacaccaaacaaaaattttcacaaattaactattttttaatgtgaaaaGATATCAACTTTTTCCCTTGTCTAATTGGGGAGTTTTATTggcaaaaataatttatccgcattatctaaaataaataatttaaaatacttatgcataataataaaatttaaatcaacaagaaaaaaaatcctaaaacagattaaattcatattaatataaaaataaaaatacatgaagcttaaagcaataaaacccttaaacataacaaatttaactgatatataataaaaaaatttacaaattgagaaaaacaataaaagtaaaaataaaaataattatataaaaattggaCAGAAAGCTTGCaacaatgaaaccctaaaacagaacttatatataacaaaaaaaaatacaaataaaaatatacacgAAGCTTAAAGCAATAAAAATCCCTTAAACGGAACAAACTTAcctgatatataataataaaataaaaaacaaatataaaaataaaaacaattattaaaaaaaaaaaagaaaagaaaaagacagaAAGAAAGCTTGGAAACAATGGAAACCTTAATAATCTGAAACAGATCAAACGTATCCACCATTCAACCTAATGATCTGTCCATTAACCCACTCCCCAGCATCACTTGCCAGAAACCCAACCATCGGCGCCACATCCCTTGGCTCCCCCAACCTCTGCATCGGGTTCTCCACCGCCACCGTTCTAATCCTCTCCTCCGTCTTCCCTTCAAAAAACATCGCCGTCGCTATCGGCCCCGGCGCCACCGCATTCGCCGTGATCCTTGTCCCTCTCAGCTCCTTCGCCAGCACCTTCGTCATCACCTCTATCGCCGCCTTGCTCGCCGAGTACGTACTATACCCCGGTCTCAACGACCCCACCGTCGACGACGACATGGTGATGATCCTCCCTCCGCCGCCGCGCACCAGCCTCTTCGCCGCTTCCCGGCAACAAAGGAACGTCCCTTTAGCGTTGGTATTGAAGACGCGCTCCCAGCTTTCCACCGACGTCTCCGCCATGGATGGGTACTTGGGATCCTGAACTCCTGCAGCCGCCACGAAAATGTGGAGATTCGGGCCGAAAACCCGACTAGCCTCGTCGAATAAAGCGCCGACTTGGGTTGGGTCCGTGACGTCTGACTCCACCGCGACAGCTTGC
The sequence above is a segment of the Dioscorea cayenensis subsp. rotundata cultivar TDr96_F1 unplaced genomic scaffold, TDr96_F1_v2_PseudoChromosome.rev07_lg8_w22 25.fasta BLBR01000980.1, whole genome shotgun sequence genome. Coding sequences within it:
- the LOC120255385 gene encoding NADPH-dependent aldehyde reductase-like protein, chloroplastic, whose protein sequence is MVPSPPNFKVLNGGDFKPVTATTLRPLEGRVAIVTGGSGGIGGEICRHLASLGAKVVISYVGDQKPAGQLVASINQNQAQPQAVAVESDVTDPTQVGALFDEASRVFGPNLHIFVAAAGVQDPKYPSMAETSVESWERVFNTNAKGTFLCCREAAKRLVRGGGGRIITMSSSTVGSLRPGYSTYSASKAAIEVMTKVLAKELRGTRITANAVAPGPIATAMFFEGKTEERIRTVAVENPMQRLGEPRDVAPMVGFLASDAGEWVNGQIIRLNGGYV